AGGCGGTGGCCGCCGACCTCCTGGAATCCGCCGATAGGCGGCGCAGGCGGCGACGTGGGCGCGGATCGGGCCTCGGAAGCGAAGTTCTTCGTCATGGTGCAAGGCTGCAACCCTGACGCAGCGTCAGGGTCAAGGCCTGCGGCTGGCGGAAGTCTGACGACGGACCCGTCAGCAGTCAGAGCCAGATCGTCGCCAGCCAGACCGTGGCGGCGGCCAGCAGGACGAGGCCGAGGTTGAGGGCGATCTGGCGGTCGCCACGGCGCAGATGGACGCGCGTGGCGAGGATCTGCAGGAGCACGAAGCCGACAGCCGCGGCGAGGGCGAGCCACGGGGCGATGCCGGTCAGCGGCGGCAGGATCAGGCCGATCGCGCCCAGCACCTCGACCGCTCCGATGGCGCGCACGGCCCGCATCGGCGTGGTGTCGACCCACGCCATCATCGGCAGCAGTTGCTCCCGGCTCTGGATCAGTTTGATCCCGCCGCCGTAGAGATAGAACAAGGCCAGCACGCCGGCGACGATCCAGAACGCGATATGCATGGCGCCATTGCACCGGCTCGCCCGCACCGCCGTCCAACACTTCTTCCGGCAGCCTGATACCCCTGGGGTATCGTGACTGCTCATGGAGCTGCGTACGCTGCGCTACTTCGTGGCCGTGGCCGAGGAGCTGCACTTCGGGCGGGCGGCTGTGCGGCTGCGGATGAGCCAGCCGCCGCTGAGCCGCGCGATCAAGCGACTCGAGATCGAGGTCGGCGCGGTGCTGCTGCAACGCTCCCCGGCCGGTGTCGCCCTCACTCCGGCGGGTGCGACGATGCTCGACGAGGCCCGCGCGCTGCTCGCGCAGGCCGATCGGCACCGGTTCCGCCGCCCTCGATCACGCCGTAGACGACGCCGGTGATGCCGAGGAGTTCAACGCCGCGCTGCTGCGGCTGCTCGCGAACGTCTTCGCGGAGCACGCCGCAGCCCGGGCC
This genomic window from Actinospica robiniae DSM 44927 contains:
- a CDS encoding DoxX family protein encodes the protein MHIAFWIVAGVLALFYLYGGGIKLIQSREQLLPMMAWVDTTPMRAVRAIGAVEVLGAIGLILPPLTGIAPWLALAAAVGFVLLQILATRVHLRRGDRQIALNLGLVLLAAATVWLATIWL